In Xanthomonas sacchari, a genomic segment contains:
- a CDS encoding TonB-dependent receptor gives MIRFPAMPPVAACCCVCVAAAAPVHAADAPPGATGDSVLTLGKVQATSPLAAGSSARSVFSSVDILGGDLLQDQHVDYSWELLMRAPGVQVTQFKMGTDAGRFSFRGFNGEGRVNAVKLLIDGVPSNDNAGAMPYLDAVFPLDIAAIEIVRGTNDPRYGLNAIAGDVDVLTRSGGNDGRASVTVGSFGTREVQATQGIERGAWSQNYVAAWRDSDGYRDHADARKHAFSGKWFYTDPDGRWRAGLSARDYRNTALEAGYLDYATAQRAPRSSPDYARDDRSQRHTTQVSLHLDARLADSVQGSAKAYWNRYDNQRWVRFTAAGAQQERDTDERQRGVLARLSWRPALARADAFALEGGVDAQWQDNVSQRYRTVARVRTAPLRDWDFDLHTEGAYVQAVLRPTARLQLVPGYRVDRVGGQFRDVASGARYPTYAYGTIRQPKFSAVYALTAQASLYANIGRTFQIGSGNGAYRTQARNLAPSFNDGWETGLKFAGAQQRWDARLAYWEQRASDEVATILGVNGSVGTGEVGNVGKTLRRGWDAQLNLRPDERWTLWLAYSRQRALIVTPDPSAPATRGKEIENVPHYLATAGVDWQATPRLTLSAWGNAQGDYYVERSNTLGRYGGYALANLGATWQWRAQRALSLQLKNLTDRHYVYAWYDSGSSGYSPGDGRALYATLSWGW, from the coding sequence ATGATCCGTTTTCCTGCCATGCCGCCCGTGGCGGCGTGCTGCTGCGTGTGTGTCGCAGCGGCCGCGCCCGTCCATGCCGCCGATGCACCCCCGGGCGCCACCGGCGATTCCGTACTGACCCTGGGCAAGGTCCAGGCCACCTCGCCGCTCGCCGCCGGTTCCAGCGCGCGCAGCGTGTTCAGTTCCGTCGACATCCTCGGCGGCGATCTGCTGCAGGACCAGCACGTGGACTACAGCTGGGAACTGTTGATGCGCGCGCCCGGCGTGCAGGTGACGCAGTTCAAGATGGGCACCGACGCCGGGCGTTTTTCCTTCCGCGGCTTCAACGGCGAAGGTCGGGTCAATGCGGTCAAGCTGCTGATCGACGGCGTGCCCAGCAACGACAACGCCGGCGCCATGCCGTACCTGGATGCGGTGTTCCCGCTGGACATCGCCGCGATCGAGATCGTGCGCGGCACCAACGACCCGCGCTACGGCCTGAACGCGATCGCCGGCGACGTCGACGTGCTGACCCGCAGCGGCGGCAACGACGGCCGCGCCAGCGTCACCGTCGGCAGCTTCGGCACCCGCGAGGTGCAGGCGACGCAGGGCATCGAACGCGGCGCCTGGAGCCAGAACTACGTCGCCGCCTGGCGCGACAGCGACGGCTACCGCGACCATGCCGACGCGCGCAAGCATGCGTTCTCCGGCAAGTGGTTCTATACCGATCCGGACGGGCGTTGGCGCGCCGGGCTCAGCGCGCGCGATTACCGCAACACGGCGCTGGAGGCGGGGTACCTGGACTACGCCACGGCGCAGCGCGCACCGCGCAGCTCCCCCGATTACGCGCGCGACGATCGCAGCCAGCGCCACACCACGCAGGTGTCGCTGCATCTGGATGCGCGGCTGGCCGACAGCGTGCAGGGCAGCGCCAAGGCGTATTGGAACCGCTACGACAATCAGCGCTGGGTGCGCTTCACCGCCGCCGGCGCGCAGCAGGAGCGCGACACCGACGAGCGCCAGCGCGGCGTGCTGGCCAGGCTCAGCTGGCGCCCGGCGCTGGCCCGCGCCGACGCCTTCGCGCTGGAGGGCGGGGTCGACGCGCAGTGGCAGGACAACGTCTCGCAGCGCTACCGCACGGTGGCGCGGGTGCGCACCGCGCCGCTGCGCGACTGGGACTTCGATCTGCACACCGAAGGCGCCTACGTGCAGGCGGTGCTGCGCCCGACCGCGCGCCTGCAACTGGTGCCGGGCTACCGGGTGGATCGGGTCGGCGGGCAGTTCCGCGACGTCGCCAGCGGCGCGCGCTATCCCACCTACGCCTACGGCACGATCCGCCAACCCAAGTTCAGCGCGGTGTATGCGCTGACCGCGCAGGCCAGCCTGTATGCCAACATCGGCCGCACCTTCCAGATCGGCAGCGGCAACGGCGCCTACCGCACCCAGGCGCGCAACCTGGCGCCGTCGTTCAACGATGGCTGGGAGACCGGCCTCAAGTTCGCCGGCGCGCAACAGCGCTGGGACGCACGCCTGGCCTACTGGGAACAGCGCGCCTCCGACGAGGTGGCCACCATCCTCGGCGTGAACGGCAGCGTCGGCACCGGCGAGGTCGGCAACGTCGGCAAGACCTTGCGCCGCGGCTGGGATGCGCAACTGAACCTGCGTCCGGATGAGCGCTGGACGCTGTGGCTGGCCTATTCCCGGCAACGCGCGCTGATCGTCACGCCGGATCCGAGCGCGCCGGCCACCCGCGGCAAGGAGATCGAGAACGTGCCGCACTACCTGGCCACCGCCGGTGTCGACTGGCAGGCCACGCCGCGGCTGACGCTGTCGGCCTGGGGCAATGCGCAGGGCGACTACTACGTGGAGCGCAGCAACACCCTGGGCCGCTACGGCGGCTATGCGCTGGCCAACCTCGGTGCGACCTGGCAATGGCGCGCGCAGCGCGCGCTGTCGCTGCAACTGAAGAACCTGACCGACCGGCACTACGTCTACGCCTGGTACGACAGCGGGTCTTCCGGCTACTCGCCCGGCGACGGCCGCGCGCTGTACGCCACGCTGAGCTGGGGCTGGTGA